One segment of Brassica napus cultivar Da-Ae chromosome C3, Da-Ae, whole genome shotgun sequence DNA contains the following:
- the LOC111203525 gene encoding uncharacterized protein LOC111203525, protein MIAELQRYRERFGDQMREESADGTPRQADARGNVPGVGVHHRHPPPPPPFVPVHVHGPSYWEVMKYMRDMQMDRFSGKASATSANNWRRKLEKNLDAARCPAKFRRELGVHYLKDEAMIWWEGVVELARGHYELTWEEFKDEFTREYVPPEATYMMESEFENLRQGNKTVKDYKEEFNRLRRFSRRRMEERDLIRKFMNGLRVDLKNRCALRKYDRLAEIVETTAFQGIGLEEESKLARNTKPKTAKCNQHGHTKKDCRFPPNVRCYRGYREDHTSSACPLPPQGAPKAGAPQQGTRRNEQLPPPKKQAVGGRAFVVGDHEGGEPIIGSVLVGGINAHTLFDTGATHSFVSPTLTKCWNFEGMFLSNAKGIETAGTELMRSTGTYEDVPIVIEGIELKGNLVEMELNHYEVILGMNWLTYHKAVMDFPKTRVYIPRT, encoded by the exons ATGATAGCAGAGTTGCAAAGATACCGTGAGCGTTTTGGAGATCAAATGCGTGAAGAATCCGCTGATGGAACACCACGCCAGGCTGATGCTCGCGGGAATGTACCGGGCGTTGGAGTGCATCACCGCCATCCGCCTCCGCCTCCACCGTTTGTGCCAGTTCATGTTCATGGACCCTCATACTGGGAAGTGATGAAGTACATGAGGGACATGCAAATGGATCGTTTCAGTGGGAAGGCCAGTGCCACCTCTGCAAATAACTGGAGGAGGAAGCTGGAGAAGAACTTGGATGCAGCCAGGTGCCCAGCCAAGTTTCGTAGGGAATTGGGTGTGCATTACCTGAAAGACGAAGCCATGATATGGTGGGAAGGTGTGGTGGAATTAGCGCGAGGACACTATGAATTGACTTGGGAGGAATTTAAGGATGAGTTCACCCGTGAGTATGTTCCCCCTGAGGCCACATACATGATGGAGAGCGAATTTGAGAATCTGCGTCAAGGAAACAAGACGGTGAAAGATTATAAGGAGGAATTCAATCGTCTCAGGAGGTTTTCTCGCAGGCGTATGGAGGAGCGAGACCTGATCCGCAAATTCATGAATGGACTAAGGGTTGATTTGAAGAACAGATGTGCCCTTAGGAAGTATGACCGTTTGGCCGAAATAGTGGAAACAACAGCTTTTCAAGGAATAGGCTTGGAAGAGGAAAGCAAGCTCGCAAGGAACACTAAGCCAAAGACGGCCAA GTGTAATCAACATGGACACACCAAAAAGGATTGTAGATTCCCACCGAATGTTCGATGTTACCGTGGTTACAGAGAAGATCACACTTCTAGTGCATGTCCTCTGCCGCCGCAAGGAGCACCAAAAGCCGGAGCACCACAACAGGGAACCAGGCGCAATGAGCAGTTGCCACCACCAAAGAAGCAAGCTGTGGGTGGGCGAGCCTTCGTAGTCGGGGACCACGAAGGAGGAGAACCGATTATTG GATCGGTTTTAGTTGGGGGAATAAATGCCCACACCTTGTTTGATACTGGcgcaacacatagttttgtgtcTCCGACCTTGACAAAGTGTTGGAACTTTGAGGGCATGTTCCTTTCGAACGCCAAAGGAATAGAAACCGCAGGGACCGAGTTAATGAGGTCTACTGGTACGTATGAGGATGTCCCCATCGTCATAGAAGGCATTGAGCTTAAAGGAAATTTGGTGGAGATGGAGTTAAACCACTACGAAGTGATCTTAGGAATGAATTGGTTGACATACCACAAGGCCGTGATGGATTTCCCAAAGACGCGTGTCTACATCCCTAGGACTTAA
- the LOC106389875 gene encoding leucine-rich repeat receptor-like serine/threonine-protein kinase BAM3 gives MADRILTFFLVLSSISLLFSPILCSSSSSSLNLSLVRQAKVLVSIKQSFDSYDPCLDSWTVPNFNSLCSWTGVSCDDLNQSITRLDISNLNISGTLSPELSRLPSLMFLSVSSNSFSGKIPKEIHKLSNLEVLNISTNAFEGELAPLEFGQMTQLVTLDAYNNNFTGSLPLSLTKLTQLEYLDLGGNYFNGEIPISFGGFLRLKYLSLSGNDLSGRIPNELGNITTLEKLYLGYYNDFHGGIPADLGRLTNLVHLDLANCSLKGSIPAELGFLKSLEILFLQTNELTGSVPRELGNMTSLKTLDLSNNFLEGEIPLELSGLQKLQLFNLFFNRLHGEIPEFVAHLPDLQILKLWHNNFTGKIPEKLGSNGKLVEIDLSTNKLTGLIPESLCFGRRLQILILFNNFLFGPLPEDLGQCEPLWRFRLGQNFLTGKLPKGLIYLPNVSLLELQNNFLTGEIAEGEVGNGGLSSLTQINLSNNRLSGPIPGSIRNLRSLQILLLGGNRFMGQIPGDIGSLKSLLTIDMSRNNLSGKLPPEFGECQSLTYLDLSHNEISGQIPVQILKIQMLNYLNVSWNSFNQTIAVELGSMKSLTSADFSHNNFSGSVPTLGQFVYFNNTSFLGNPFLCGYSSNPCNGSQNQSQSQILNQKSANSNGEISSKFKLLFGLGLLGFFLVFFVLAVVKNRRMRKSTSNLWKLIGFQKLGFRSEHIVECVKENNVIGKGGAGIVYKGLMPNGEEVAVKKLLTIRKGSSHDNGLSAEIQTLGRIRHRNIVRLLAFCSNKDVNLLVYEYMPNGSLGEALHGKAGVFLKWETRLQIALEAAKGLCYLHHDCSPLIIHRDVKSNNILLGPDLEAHVADFGLAKFMMQDDGASECMSSVAGSYGYIAPEYAYTLRIDEKSDVYSFGVVLLELITGRKPVDKFGEEGIDIVQWSKIQTNCNKQGVIKIIDQRLSNVPLGEAMELFFVAMLCVHEHSVERPTMREVVQMISQAKQPNTF, from the exons ATGGCAGACAGGATCTTAACTTTCTTCCTAGTCTTGTCTTCAATCTCTCTGCTCTTCTCTCCTATCCTCTGTTCTTCTTCTAGTTCATCTCTTAACCTCTCACTTGTTAGACAAGCCAAAGTCCTTGTCTCTATAAAGCAAAGCTTTGATTCCTACGATCCTTGTCTTGATTCATGGACCGTTCCAAATTTCAATTCTCTCTGTTCTTGGACTGGCGTTTCTTGTGATGACTTGAATCAGTCCATTACTCGTCTTGACATCTCTAATCTCAACATCTCCGGCACTCTCTCTCCAGAACTCTCCCGTCTTCCGTCTCTCATGTTTCTCTCCGTCTCTTCAAACAGTTTCTCCGGCAAGATTCCTAAAGAGATCCACAAGCTCTCAAACCTAGAGGTCTTGAACATCTCAACCAACGCCTTTGAAGGAGAGCTTGCGCCACTTGAGTTCGGTCAAATGACTCAGCTGGTGACTCTTGACGCTTACAACAACAACTTCACCGGATCACTTCCTCTGTCTCTAACCAAACTCACTCAGCTAGAGTACTTAGACCTCGGAGGAAACTACTTTAACGGTGAGATCCCTATAAGCTTCGGAGGTTTCTTGCGTCTCAAGTATCTTTCTTTATCTGGAAATGACCTAAGTGGGAGGATCCCTAACGAGTTAGGCAACATCACCACTCTGGAGAAGCTATACTTAGGTTACTACAACGACTTCCACGGCGGGATACCAGCGGATTTGGGGAGATTGACCAATCTTGTTCACTTGGATTTAGCTAACTGCAGCTTAAAAGGATCAATTCCTGCAGAGTTAGGGTTCCTCAAGAGCTTGGAGATTCTGTTTCTTCAAACCAATGAGCTTACAGGTTCTGTTCCTCGAGAGTTAGGGAACATGACAAGCCTCAAGACTCTAGACCTCTCCAACAACTTTCTTGAAGGAGAGATTCCTCTAGAGCTATCTGGACTTCAAAAGCTTCAGTTGTTTAACCTCTTCTTCAACAGATTGCACGGCGAGATCCCTGAGTTCGTAGCTCACCTTCCTGATCTTCAAATTCTCAAGCTTTGGCACAATAACTTCACCGGAAAGATCCCTGAGAAGCTTGGATCGAACGGGAAGTTGGTAGAGATCGATTTGTCTACTAATAAACTCACAGGTTTGATCCCTGAATCACTCTGTTTCGGAAGAAGGCTTCAGATTCTCATTCTCTTCAACAACTTCTTGTTTGGGCCTCTGCCTGAAGATCTTGGCCAGTGCGAGCCGCTCTGGAGGTTCCGTCTAGGTCAGAACTTTCTGACAGGTAAACTGCCAAAGGGTTTGATTTACTTGCCTAATGTATCGCTTCTTGAGCTCCAAAACAACTTCTTGACCGGAGAAATCGCGGAAGGAGAGGTGGGAAATGGAGGGTTGTCAAGCCTCACTCAGATTAATCTGTCCAACAATAGGTTATCCGGACCGATCCCTGGTTCAATCAGGAACCTCAGAAGCcttcagattcttcttcttgggGGGAACCGGTTCATGGGGCAGATCCCTGGTGATATTGGAAGTTTGAAGAGTCTTCTCACAATTGACATGAGCAGAAACAACTTGTCAGGCAAGTTACCTCCAGAGTTTGGTGAGTGTCAGTCATTGACCTACTTGGATTTGAGTCATAACGAGATCTCAGGTCAGATTCCGGTTCAGATATTGAAGATTCAGATGCTAAACTATCTGAATGTTTCTTGGAATTCGTTTAACCAAACCATCGCGGTTGAACTCGGATCCATGAAGAGCTTAACATCAGCAGATTTCTCACACAACAACTTCTCCGGTTCAGTGCCAACTTTAGGGCAATTCGTTTACTTCAACAACACGTCATTCTTaggaaacccttttctctgCGGATACTCTTCAAACCCTTGCAACGGTTCCCAAAACCAATCTCAATCTCAGATTCTTAACCAGAAAAGTGCAAATTCCAACGGCGAAATCTCCTCGAAGTTCAAGCTGTTATTCGGGTTAGGCCTACTAGGGTTCTTCTTGGTGTTCTTCGTTTTAGCTGTGGTCAAGAATCGGAGAATGAGAAAGAGTACCTCGAATCTATGGAAGCTAATAGGGTTTCAGAAGCTCGGATTCAGAAGCGAACACATTGTAGAATGCGTCAAAGAGAACAACGTGATCGGTAAAGGTGGCGCAGGGATTGTCTACAAAGGCTTAATGCCAAACGGAGAAGAGGTTGCGGTCAAGAAGCTGCTAACCATAAGAAAAGGGTCATCTCACGACAACGGTTTATCAGCAGAGATTCAGACATTAGGTAGAATCAGACACAGAAACATTGTGAGGTTGCTCGCCTTTTGTTCAAACAAAGACGTTAATCTCCTTGTTTACGAGTATATGCCTAATGGTAGTCTCGGAGAAGCCTTGCACGGAAAAGCTGGAGTGTTTTTGAAATGGGAAACGCGGTTGCAGATAGCGTTGGAAGCGGCTAAGGGTTTGTGTTATCTTCACCATGATTGTTCGCCGCTTATAATCCACAGGGATGTGAAATCAAACAACATATTGTTGGGTCCTGACTTGGAAGCTCATGTGGCTGATTTTGGGCTTGCTAAGTTTATGATGCAAGACGATGGAGCTTCTGAGTGTATGTCATCAGTCGCAGGCTCGTATGGATACATCGCTCCAG AATACGCATACACACTGAGAATAGACGAGAAGAGTGATGTGTACAGCTTCGGAGTAGTGCTATTGGAGCTAATAACAGGTCGAAAACCAGTAGATAAGTTTGGAGAAGAAGGGATAGACATTGTGCAATGGTCAAAGATTCAGACAAATTGTAACAAACAAGGTGTGATAAAAATTATTGACCAGAGATTGAGCAATGTGCCATTGGGAGAAGCCATGGAACTGTTCTTTGTGGCAATGCTATGTGTTCATGAACATAGTGTTGAGAGACCGACCATGAGAGAAGTTGTCCAGATGATTTCTCAAGCTAAACAACCCAATACTTTCTAA
- the LOC106389877 gene encoding uncharacterized protein LOC106389877 isoform X2, whose product MMRYQRVSPDCLPLTNGANKPYLRPSPSNEDTTTSIAAGRGFNGGSCTISSSLDGVPKGFRFRSTQQHDPTPSRSGGGDVLLQWGQRKRSRISRAEIRSSSTTTTPADDSSSSSGQGKTQSNKLSRRSLNPSMPPPAPVFSGRSSNNRNGIVGGKEIFLSRYLEDRSANGSPSRNINSRMVSRSGSSKRSPPSPDLIEKRSSVRDHHQNHRQNGLDHNHDQQHQRVSRSESAAQAHPELETNKNNGEKEKSTQVETREWPRIYIALSRKEKEEDFLVMKGTKLPHRPRKRAKNIDKSLQYCFPGMWLSDLTKNRYEVREKKNVKKPKRRGLKGLENLDTDSE is encoded by the exons ATGATGag gTATCAGAGAGTAAGCCCAGATTGCCTTCCCCTTACAAATGGAGCCAACAAGCCCTACTTGAGACCATCACCATCTAACGAAGACACAACGACCTCGATCGCCGCCGGAAGAGGATTTAACGGCGGATCATGCACCATCAGCTCATCACTAGACGGAGTCCCCAAAGGATTCCGGTTCAGATCCACCCAACAACATGATCCTACTCCCAGCCGCAGCGGAGGAGGAGATGTGCTGTTGCAGTGGGGACAACGGAAGCGATCGAGAATCTCCAGAGCCGAGATCCgatcctcctccaccaccaccacacctGCCGATgattcttcgtcttcttctggACAAGGTAAGACTCAATCGAACAAGCTCTCAAGAAGATCCCTAAATCCGTCTATGCCACCACCTGCTCCGGTTTTCTCTGGCCGGAGCTCAAACAATAGAAACGGTATCGTCGGCGGCAAGGAAATTTTCCTTTCCAG GTATCTAGAAGACCGATCAGCCAACGGATCACCATCAAGGAACATCAACAGCCGTATGGTGTCCAGATCGGGAAGTTCAAAGCGATCTCCACCGTCTCCTGATCTAATCGAGAAGAGATCAAGTGTCAGAGATCATCATCAGAACCATAGACAAAACGGGTTGGATCATAATCATGATCAACAACATCAAAGAGTGAGCAGATCAGAATCAGCGGCTCAGGCTCATCCAGAGCTGgagacaaacaaaaacaatggagagaaagagaaatcAACGCAAGTGGAAACAAGAGAGTGGCCAAGGATCTACATTGCCTTGTCTaggaaagagaaggaagaagatttCTTGGTTATGAAAGGCACAAAGCTTCCTCACCGACCCAGGAAACGAGCTAAGAACATTGATAAATCCCTCCAG TATTGTTTCCCAGGGATGTGGTTATCTGATTTGACCAAGAATCGTTATGAAGTTAGGGAGAAGAAAAATGTGAAGAAG CCGAAACGGAGAGGATTGAAAGGGTTGGAGAATTTGGACACCGACTCCGAGtaa
- the LOC106389877 gene encoding uncharacterized protein LOC106389877 isoform X1 produces MMRYQRVSPDCLPLTNGANKPYLRPSPSNEDTTTSIAAGRGFNGGSCTISSSLDGVPKGFRFRSTQQHDPTPSRSGGGDVLLQWGQRKRSRISRAEIRSSSTTTTPADDSSSSSGQGKTQSNKLSRRSLNPSMPPPAPVFSGRSSNNRNGIVGGKEIFLSRYLEDRSANGSPSRNINSRMVSRSGSSKRSPPSPDLIEKRSSVRDHHQNHRQNGLDHNHDQQHQRVSRSESAAQAHPELETNKNNGEKEKSTQVETREWPRIYIALSRKEKEEDFLVMKGTKLPHRPRKRAKNIDKSLQYCFPGMWLSDLTKNRYEVREKKNVKKQPKRRGLKGLENLDTDSE; encoded by the exons ATGATGag gTATCAGAGAGTAAGCCCAGATTGCCTTCCCCTTACAAATGGAGCCAACAAGCCCTACTTGAGACCATCACCATCTAACGAAGACACAACGACCTCGATCGCCGCCGGAAGAGGATTTAACGGCGGATCATGCACCATCAGCTCATCACTAGACGGAGTCCCCAAAGGATTCCGGTTCAGATCCACCCAACAACATGATCCTACTCCCAGCCGCAGCGGAGGAGGAGATGTGCTGTTGCAGTGGGGACAACGGAAGCGATCGAGAATCTCCAGAGCCGAGATCCgatcctcctccaccaccaccacacctGCCGATgattcttcgtcttcttctggACAAGGTAAGACTCAATCGAACAAGCTCTCAAGAAGATCCCTAAATCCGTCTATGCCACCACCTGCTCCGGTTTTCTCTGGCCGGAGCTCAAACAATAGAAACGGTATCGTCGGCGGCAAGGAAATTTTCCTTTCCAG GTATCTAGAAGACCGATCAGCCAACGGATCACCATCAAGGAACATCAACAGCCGTATGGTGTCCAGATCGGGAAGTTCAAAGCGATCTCCACCGTCTCCTGATCTAATCGAGAAGAGATCAAGTGTCAGAGATCATCATCAGAACCATAGACAAAACGGGTTGGATCATAATCATGATCAACAACATCAAAGAGTGAGCAGATCAGAATCAGCGGCTCAGGCTCATCCAGAGCTGgagacaaacaaaaacaatggagagaaagagaaatcAACGCAAGTGGAAACAAGAGAGTGGCCAAGGATCTACATTGCCTTGTCTaggaaagagaaggaagaagatttCTTGGTTATGAAAGGCACAAAGCTTCCTCACCGACCCAGGAAACGAGCTAAGAACATTGATAAATCCCTCCAG TATTGTTTCCCAGGGATGTGGTTATCTGATTTGACCAAGAATCGTTATGAAGTTAGGGAGAAGAAAAATGTGAAGAAG CAGCCGAAACGGAGAGGATTGAAAGGGTTGGAGAATTTGGACACCGACTCCGAGtaa
- the LOC125583874 gene encoding elongation factor Tu, chloroplastic-like: MAISSPAACSSRLITSYSTPSLSLSPAAISTSIKLKALNLSTSFLPPLSFTTPSSSLPQSTRRSFTVRAARGKFERKKPHVNIGTIGHVDHGKTTLTAALTMALASMGNSVAKKYDEIDAAPEERARGITINTATVEYETENRHYAHVDCPGHADYVKNMITGAAQMDGAILVVSGADGPMPQTKEHILLAKQVGVPDMVVFLNKEDQVDDAELLELVELEVRELLSSYEFNGDDIPIISGSALLAVETLTENPNVKRGDNKWVDKIYELMDAVDSYIPIPQRQTELPFLLAVEDVFSITGRGTVATGRVERGTVKVGETVDLVGLRETRNYTVTGVEMFQKILDEALAGDNVGLLLRGIQKADIQRGMVLAKPGSITPHTKFEAIVYVLKKEEGGRHSPFFAGYRPQFYMRTTDVTGKVTKILNDKDEESKMVMPGDRVKIVVELIVPVACEQGMRFAIREGGKTVGAGVIQSIIE, from the coding sequence ATGGCGATATCATCTCCCGCGGCTTGTTCCTCTAGACTCATCACTTCCTACTCAACCCCTTCACTCTCCCTCTCCCCCGCCGCCATTTCCACCTCAATCAAACTCAAAGCCCTAAACCTCTCCACCTCCTTCCTCCCTCCACTCTCATTCACCACCCCATCCTCCTCCCTTCCCCAATCCACCCGCCGCTCCTTCACCGTGCGCGCGGCACGTGGCAAATTCGAGCGGAAAAAACCTCACGTCAACATCGGAACAATCGGACACGTGGACCACGGCAAAACCACCCTAACCGCCGCCCTCACCATGGCCCTCGCCTCCATGGGAAACAGCGTCGCCAAAAAGTACGACGAGATCGACGCCGCGCCCGAGGAGAGAGCCCGCGGAATCACGATCAACACCGCGACCGTCGAGTACGAGACGGAGAACCGCCACTACGCCCACGTGGACTGCCCCGGACACGCCGATTACGTCAAGAACATGATCACCGGAGCCGCGCAGATGGACGGAGCGATCCTCGTCGTCTCCGGCGCCGACGGACCGATGCCGCAGACCAAAGAGCACATCCTCCTCGCTAAACAGGTCGGCGTCCCGGACATGGTCGTCTTCCTCAACAAAGAGGATCAGGTCGACGACGCGGAGCTGCTGGAGCTCGTCGAGCTCGAGGTGCGTGAGCTTCTGTCCTCTTACGAGTTCAACGGCGACGATATCCCGATTATCTCCGGATCCGCGTTGTTAGCTGTGGAGACGCTCACCGAGAATCCTAACGTGAAGCGTGGCGATAACAAGTGGGTGGATAAGATCTACGAGCTCATGGACGCCGTTGATAGCTACATCCCAATCCCTCAGAGACAGACTGAGTTGCCTTTCTTGCTAGCTGTTGAGGATGTGTTCTCTATAACCGGACGTGGGACGGTTGCCACGGGGAGGGTTGAGAGAGGGACTGTGAAGGTTGGAGAGACTGTTGATTTAGTTGGTTTAAGAGAGACTAGGAACTATACAGTCACTGGTGTTGAGATGTTTCAGAAGATTCTTGATGAGGCCTTAGCTGGTGACAATGTTGGGTTGTTGCTTAGGGGTATTCAAAAGGCTGATATTCAGAGGGGGATGGTGTTGGCTAAGCCTGGGAGTATTACTCCGCATACTAAGTTTGAGGCGATTGTGTATGTGTTGAAGAAGGAAGAAGGTGGGAGGCATTCTCCGTTCTTTGCTGGGTATAGGCCTCAGTTTTACATGAGGACGACTGATGTTACGGGGAAAGTGACCAAGATATTGaatgataaagatgaagagtCGAAGATGGTTATGCCTGGGGATAGAGTTAAGATTGTTGTGGAGCTTATTGTGCCTGTTGCTTGTGAGCAAGGGATGAGGTTTGCTATTAGAGAAGGAGGGAAGACTGTTGGTGCTGGTGTTATTCAGTCTATCATCGAATGA
- the LOC125583875 gene encoding vacuolar protein sorting-associated protein 2 homolog 2-like, whose amino-acid sequence MNIFKKKTTPKEALRTSKREMAVATRGIEREITSLQLEEKRLVAEIKKTAKTGNEAATKILARQLVRLRQQITNLQGSRAQIRGVTTHTQALYASTSISSGMKGATTAMVAMNKQMAPTKQAKVIKEFQKQSAQLDMTIEMMSEAIDETLDKDEAEEETEDLTNQVLDEIGVGVASQLSSAPKGRIATKTAAPNTVNNKSENNDSGSTEVDDLERRLASLRRI is encoded by the exons ATGAACATTTTCAAGAAGAAGACCACTCCCAAAG AGGCTCTCCGCACCAGCAAGAGAGAAATGGCTGTGGCTACACGAG GTATTGAACGTGAGATTACATCTCTTCAACTGGAG GAGAAGAGGCTTGTAGCAGAAATCAAGAAAACAGCTAAGACTGGAAATGAG GCTGCCACAAAGATCTTAGCTCGACAACTTGTTCGATTAAGGCAACAGATCACCAATTTGCAGGGAAGCCGAGCTCAAATTCGTGGTGTGACCACGCATACACAG GCATTGTATGCAAGCACCTCAATCTCATCAGGAATGAAAGGTGCAACCACAGCCATGGTTGCAATGAACAAG CAAATGGCACCAACGAAACAAGCTAAGGTGATCAAGGAATTTCAGAAGCAGTCTGCACAACTGGACATGACG ATAGAGATGATGTCAGAGGCAATTGATGAAACACTTGACAAAGACGAAGCTGAAGAAGAAACTGAAGATCTCACTAACCAG GTGCTCGATGAGATTGGTGTTGGTGTTGCATCTCAG TTGTCTTCAGCTCCAAAGGGTCGGATTGCAACAAAGACCGCTGCTCCCAACACAGTCAATAACAAGAGCGAGAACAATGA CTCAGGATCAACTGAAGTGGATGATCTAGAGAGGAGATTGGCTTCACTTCGACGTATCTGA
- the LOC106389881 gene encoding CASP-like protein 1B2, which translates to MPREKILFAGGGTTKSWKVLLALRILALIATLAAAIVMGLNKETKTLVVATIGTVPIKATLTAKFQDTPAFVFFVIANAMVSFHNLLMIGLQIFSRKLECKGFRLLSVAILDMLNAALVSAAANGAVFVAEIGQNGNKHAKWNKVCDRFSIYCDHGRGALIAAFSGVILMLLVSAVSISRLSIYSKKSSTSTAAAVASP; encoded by the exons ATGCCTAGAGAAAAGATTCTGTTTGCTGGTGGTGGGACCACAAAGAGCTGGAAAGTACTCTTGGCGCTGAGAATACTTGCACTCATTGCCACTTTAGCTGCAGCCATTGTAATGGGTTTGAACAAAGAGACAAAGACCTTGGTTGTGGCCACCATCGGAACTGTTCCTATCAAAGCCACACTAACCGCTAAGTTTCAGGACACACCTGCTTTCGT GTTCTTTGTTATAGCTAATGCCATGGTGAGCTTCCACAACTTGTTGATGATTGGTCTTCAGATTTTCAGCCGGAAACTGGAATGTAAAGGCTTCCGTCTCCTCTCCGTTGCTATTCTTGACATG CTAAACGCAGCTCTGGTATCTGCGGCTGCAAACGGGGCGGTGTTCGTAGCGGAGATAGGGCAGAACGGGAACAAGCACGCCAAGTGGAACAAAGTCTGCGACAGGTTCTCCATTTACTGCGATCACGGTAGAGGAGCACTTATCGCCGCTTTCTCCGGAGTCATTCTTATGCTCCTCGTCTCCGCCGTCTCCATTTCCCGCCTCTCAATCTATTCTAAAAAATCCTCCACCTCCACCGCCGCGGCTGTTGCATCTCCGTAG